From Amycolatopsis sp. cg9, one genomic window encodes:
- a CDS encoding oligopeptide/dipeptide ABC transporter ATP-binding protein: MNLLEVDGVHVVHKIRGRGLFGHQNVYALTDAHLVVNPGETIGVVGESGCGKSTLARVIVGLQRPTAGAVRFRGEPLVPGREVGMVFQDPSTALNRRLAVAKIVRDPLDVHRVGTPAERDDRVRELMSLVGLPASVADAVPGQLSGGQRQRVAIARALALRPALLVADEPTSALDVSVRAQILNLLLDLREQLELAMVFVSHDIQTVAKMSDRIVTMYLGRIVEEAPVGAPARHPYTRALFSATPSLLHPVEPIVLTGPVPSATRPPSGCPFRTRCPKATDECGAELPPLAAAEGGHTYRCIHPETPTGVSA; this comes from the coding sequence GTGAACCTCCTCGAGGTCGACGGCGTCCACGTCGTCCACAAGATCCGCGGCCGCGGCCTGTTCGGCCACCAGAACGTCTACGCCCTGACCGACGCCCACCTGGTGGTGAACCCGGGCGAGACGATCGGCGTCGTCGGCGAGTCCGGCTGCGGCAAGTCGACCCTGGCCAGGGTGATCGTCGGGCTGCAGCGGCCGACCGCGGGAGCCGTGCGCTTCCGCGGGGAGCCGCTCGTCCCCGGCCGCGAGGTCGGCATGGTCTTCCAGGACCCGTCGACCGCGCTGAACCGGCGGCTCGCCGTCGCCAAGATCGTCCGCGACCCCCTCGACGTGCACCGCGTCGGGACGCCGGCCGAGCGCGACGACCGCGTCCGCGAGCTGATGTCCCTGGTCGGGCTGCCGGCGAGCGTCGCCGACGCCGTGCCGGGCCAGCTGTCGGGCGGCCAGCGCCAGCGCGTCGCCATCGCCCGGGCGCTGGCCCTGCGGCCCGCGCTGCTGGTGGCCGACGAGCCGACGTCCGCCCTCGACGTGTCGGTCCGCGCCCAGATCCTCAACCTGCTGCTCGACCTGCGCGAACAGCTGGAGCTGGCGATGGTGTTCGTCTCCCACGACATCCAGACCGTGGCGAAGATGAGCGACCGGATCGTCACGATGTACCTGGGCCGGATCGTCGAGGAGGCGCCGGTGGGGGCGCCGGCCCGCCACCCCTACACGCGGGCGTTGTTCTCCGCGACGCCCAGCCTGCTGCACCCGGTCGAGCCGATCGTGCTCACCGGCCCGGTGCCGTCCGCGACCCGCCCGCCGAGCGGGTGCCCGTTCCGCACCCGCTGCCCGAAGGCCACCGACGAGTGCGGGGCCGAGCTGCCGCCGCTCGCCGCGGCCGAGGGCGGGCACACCTACCGCTGCATCCATCCCGAGACCCCTACCGGAGTGAGCGCCTGA
- a CDS encoding dihydrodipicolinate synthase family protein, whose protein sequence is MPKFAGIVPPLCTPFHDDFSVDTESLRRHVEVQLDAGVHGVFVLGSSSEVAFLPDAQRRVVVETAVDQVAGRVPVLAGCIDMTTLRVAEHIRAAEAAGADAVVVTAPYYTRTHVAEIDRHFRLLAERTSLPIVAYDIPVAVHTKLDGGLVLDLAADGVIAGLKDSSGDEAAFRAVLLGKRDRGLDSFAVFTGSELVVDAALAMGADGAVPGLANVDPVGYVLIHDHFRSGNLAAARREQERLLKLFSITSVAPPSRMGRGSAGLGAFKAAMKLRGFVDNAVMAPPQLPLDDEELLRIKEKLAEAGLL, encoded by the coding sequence ATGCCGAAGTTCGCCGGAATCGTCCCGCCGCTGTGCACGCCGTTCCACGACGACTTCAGCGTGGACACCGAGTCGCTGCGGCGCCACGTCGAGGTCCAGCTCGACGCCGGCGTCCACGGCGTGTTCGTCCTCGGCTCCTCCAGCGAGGTCGCCTTCCTGCCCGACGCGCAGCGCCGCGTCGTCGTCGAGACGGCGGTCGACCAGGTCGCCGGCCGCGTCCCGGTGCTCGCCGGCTGTATCGACATGACGACGTTGCGGGTCGCCGAGCACATCCGCGCCGCCGAGGCGGCCGGGGCCGACGCCGTCGTGGTCACCGCGCCCTACTACACGCGCACGCACGTCGCCGAGATCGACCGGCACTTCCGGCTGCTGGCCGAGCGCACGTCGCTGCCGATCGTCGCCTACGACATCCCGGTCGCGGTGCACACGAAGCTCGACGGCGGCCTGGTCCTCGACCTCGCGGCCGACGGCGTCATCGCCGGGCTCAAGGACTCCAGCGGCGACGAAGCCGCGTTCCGGGCCGTGCTGCTCGGCAAGCGCGACCGCGGCCTCGACTCCTTCGCCGTGTTCACCGGGTCCGAGCTCGTCGTCGACGCGGCGCTGGCGATGGGCGCGGACGGCGCCGTTCCCGGCCTCGCCAACGTCGACCCGGTCGGGTACGTGCTGATCCACGACCACTTCAGGTCCGGCAACCTCGCCGCGGCCCGCCGGGAGCAGGAACGCCTGCTGAAGCTGTTCTCGATCACGTCGGTGGCGCCGCCGAGCCGGATGGGCCGCGGCTCGGCCGGGCTCGGGGCGTTCAAGGCCGCGATGAAGCTGCGCGGGTTCGTAGACAACGCCGTGATGGCGCCGCCGCAGCTGCCCCTGGACGACGAGGAACTGCTGCGGATCAAGGAAAAGCTCGCCGAGGCCGGGCTGCTCTGA
- a CDS encoding beta-galactosidase translates to MIRYGADYNPEHWSEEVRREDLELMAEAGVTMVTAGIYSWAAVEPRPGEYDFGWFDAVMEGLAGAGIQVCLATMTASPPPWLSHTHPEILPVRADGVRLSPGARQQFCPSSPVYRAHAERLVTELATRYAGHPALAMWHVGNEFGCHVRACYCAESAADFRRWLRERYGTLGELNAAWTTTFWSQRYAVWDEILPPRVAPTFPNPAQQLDFHRFSSDAALACFLTEQRVLRRVTPDVPVTTNFVGLVQKALDWHTWTPDEDVVSLDSYPDPHDPRAHVEAAFAYDLVRSTKDQPWLLLEQAPSAVNWRSRNGPKPPGAMRLGSWQAIAQGADAVLFFQWRQTSGGAEKFHSAMVPHGGRETRTFREASSLGRELARVPELAGTRVRADVALLHDWPSWWGLELDSHPASLDQLETHLAHYAPLFDANVTCDVVHPSRDLSRYKLVVVPNLYLLEQPAADNLRAYVASGGHLVVSYFSGIVDGCDRAYLGGHPAPLRDVLGLRVDEFWPLDAPVELAFADGTPDTGTIWSEWIELEGASAVASFGSGELAGRPAITRHEFGAGVAWYLATRPDLGPVLGRVCAEAGVTPVVTAPAGVQAVVRHSEESAYLILLNHGTGPVTVDLPHAAPDLLTDPSRPVREVRLAPRGVAVLKG, encoded by the coding sequence ATGATCCGGTACGGCGCCGACTACAACCCCGAGCACTGGTCCGAGGAGGTCCGCCGCGAGGACCTGGAGCTGATGGCCGAAGCGGGCGTCACGATGGTGACCGCGGGGATCTACTCGTGGGCCGCCGTCGAACCGCGGCCGGGGGAGTACGACTTCGGCTGGTTCGACGCCGTCATGGAGGGCCTCGCCGGCGCCGGGATCCAGGTGTGCCTGGCGACGATGACCGCGTCCCCGCCGCCGTGGCTGTCCCACACGCACCCGGAGATCCTGCCGGTGCGCGCCGACGGCGTCCGGCTCTCCCCCGGGGCCCGGCAGCAGTTCTGCCCGTCCAGCCCGGTTTACCGCGCACACGCCGAGCGCCTCGTGACGGAGCTGGCGACGCGCTACGCCGGGCACCCCGCCCTGGCGATGTGGCACGTCGGCAACGAGTTCGGCTGCCACGTCCGGGCCTGCTACTGCGCCGAGTCGGCGGCGGACTTCCGGCGCTGGCTGCGGGAGCGCTACGGGACGCTCGGGGAGCTGAACGCCGCCTGGACGACGACGTTCTGGTCCCAGCGTTACGCCGTGTGGGACGAGATCCTGCCGCCGCGCGTCGCGCCGACGTTCCCCAACCCCGCGCAGCAGCTGGACTTCCACCGGTTCTCCTCCGACGCCGCGCTCGCCTGCTTCCTGACCGAGCAGCGCGTGCTGCGGCGGGTCACCCCGGACGTCCCGGTCACGACCAACTTCGTCGGCCTGGTGCAGAAAGCCCTCGACTGGCACACGTGGACACCGGACGAGGACGTCGTCAGCCTCGACTCGTACCCGGACCCCCACGACCCGCGCGCCCACGTCGAAGCCGCGTTCGCGTACGACCTGGTGCGGTCGACGAAGGACCAGCCGTGGCTGCTGCTGGAGCAGGCGCCGAGCGCGGTGAACTGGCGGTCTCGCAACGGCCCCAAGCCACCGGGCGCGATGCGGCTCGGCAGCTGGCAGGCGATCGCGCAGGGCGCCGACGCCGTCCTGTTCTTCCAGTGGCGGCAAACGAGCGGTGGCGCGGAGAAGTTCCACTCGGCGATGGTGCCGCACGGGGGCCGGGAAACCCGGACGTTCCGCGAGGCTTCTTCGCTGGGGCGGGAACTGGCCCGGGTGCCGGAGCTGGCCGGGACGCGCGTGCGCGCCGACGTCGCCCTGCTGCACGACTGGCCGAGCTGGTGGGGCCTGGAACTGGACTCGCACCCGGCGTCGCTGGACCAGCTCGAGACGCACCTGGCGCACTACGCGCCGTTGTTCGACGCCAACGTCACCTGCGACGTCGTCCACCCTTCGCGCGACCTCTCGCGGTACAAGCTGGTCGTCGTGCCGAACCTGTACCTGCTGGAGCAGCCGGCGGCGGACAATCTCCGTGCGTACGTCGCGAGTGGCGGCCACCTCGTCGTGTCGTACTTCTCCGGGATCGTCGACGGCTGCGATCGCGCGTACCTCGGCGGGCACCCGGCGCCGCTGCGGGACGTCCTCGGCCTGCGGGTCGACGAGTTCTGGCCGCTCGACGCGCCCGTCGAGCTGGCGTTCGCCGACGGGACACCGGATACCGGGACGATCTGGTCGGAGTGGATCGAACTCGAAGGCGCCTCGGCCGTCGCGTCGTTCGGCTCGGGTGAGCTCGCCGGACGGCCCGCGATCACCCGGCACGAGTTCGGCGCGGGGGTCGCCTGGTACCTCGCGACCCGGCCCGATCTGGGTCCGGTGCTCGGCCGCGTGTGCGCGGAAGCCGGGGTGACACCGGTGGTGACGGCTCCGGCGGGCGTCCAGGCGGTCGTCCGGCACAGCGAAGAAAGCGCTTACCTGATCCTGCTCAACCACGGCACCGGGCCGGTCACCGTCGACCTGCCGCACGCCGCGCCGGACCTGCTGACCGACCCTTCGCGGCCGGTTCGCGAGGTCCGGCTCGCCCCGCGAGGTGTCGCCGTCCTGAAGGGATGA
- a CDS encoding exo-alpha-sialidase, whose protein sequence is MRTLGNWAALVALVAGSLLAASPAQAAPTFDQQVLFKASQDPGYSCFRIPAIVESTHGTLLAFAEGRIDNCGDTGDIDLVLKRSTDGGRTWSPLRVVNRGGGDTHGNPVPVVDSRTGRIVLITTYNKGRTDDKACDVPCPRTPHSQYSDDDGLTWSTPVDISAQAKLPNWDSWYASGPVHGIQLTRGKHAGRLVFGVNAETSDGTHSIENHAGLVYSDDGGRSWHVGAVDSYPHPVGGTYTQKPSEVTVVELPDGSIYAGGREQGGTDIGNRDYAISRDGGETFTRSFTTIPDLVTPMVQGSILRVGNRLLFSSPSDTDRRRRMMIRSSYDNGRTWENAEQGTQITTDWSGYSDLVRISGSEIGLMYEGGAVDARDEIRFARFDESSLGWRNSAGPSTPDVSGHADARVLGGASLAAGRFGGAVALDGVDDYVRVPYDPAQPPGEGDLTWTGWFRYGAAKGNQVLFWLGGMGGTAPQLWLRGEPANHRLIATMTTAAGSASITAPQAYDDQAWHQVALARTGGKLLLWVDGAQIASGAAVPGSVSQTVSFQLQLGQRLDNQFRWAGSFDEVRFYRRALTVPELDAIRLANAPVPAGQVLRLPFDRLRG, encoded by the coding sequence ATGAGAACACTGGGGAACTGGGCCGCGCTGGTGGCCCTGGTGGCGGGCTCGCTGCTCGCCGCGAGCCCGGCGCAAGCCGCGCCGACGTTCGACCAGCAGGTGCTGTTCAAGGCTTCGCAGGACCCGGGGTACAGCTGCTTCCGGATCCCGGCGATCGTGGAATCGACGCACGGCACGCTGCTCGCCTTCGCCGAGGGCCGCATCGACAACTGCGGCGACACCGGCGACATCGACCTCGTGCTCAAGCGGTCCACCGACGGCGGCCGGACGTGGTCGCCGCTGCGGGTGGTCAACCGCGGCGGCGGGGACACGCACGGCAACCCGGTGCCCGTAGTGGACAGTCGCACCGGCCGGATCGTGCTGATCACGACGTACAACAAGGGCCGCACCGACGACAAGGCCTGCGACGTCCCGTGCCCGCGCACGCCGCACTCGCAGTACAGCGACGACGACGGCCTGACCTGGTCCACGCCCGTCGACATCAGCGCCCAGGCGAAGCTGCCGAACTGGGATTCGTGGTACGCGTCCGGTCCGGTGCACGGCATCCAGCTGACCCGCGGCAAGCACGCCGGCCGGCTCGTGTTCGGCGTCAACGCGGAAACCAGCGACGGCACGCATTCGATCGAAAACCACGCCGGGCTCGTCTACAGCGACGACGGCGGGCGCAGCTGGCACGTCGGCGCCGTCGACAGCTACCCGCACCCGGTCGGCGGGACGTACACCCAGAAACCGTCCGAAGTCACCGTCGTCGAGCTGCCCGACGGTTCGATCTACGCCGGCGGCCGCGAGCAGGGCGGCACCGACATCGGCAACCGCGACTACGCGATCAGCCGCGACGGCGGCGAGACGTTCACCAGGTCCTTCACCACCATCCCCGACCTGGTGACGCCGATGGTGCAGGGCTCGATCCTGCGCGTCGGCAACCGGCTGTTGTTCTCGTCGCCGTCGGACACCGACCGGCGGCGCCGGATGATGATCCGGTCGTCCTACGACAACGGCCGGACGTGGGAAAACGCCGAGCAGGGCACACAGATCACGACAGACTGGTCGGGGTACTCGGACCTGGTGCGGATCAGCGGCTCGGAGATCGGGCTGATGTACGAAGGCGGCGCCGTCGACGCGCGGGACGAGATCCGCTTCGCGCGCTTCGACGAATCCTCTCTGGGCTGGCGGAACTCCGCGGGACCGTCCACACCGGACGTTTCCGGGCACGCGGACGCCCGGGTCCTCGGCGGCGCTTCCCTCGCGGCCGGCCGGTTCGGCGGGGCGGTGGCCCTGGACGGCGTCGACGACTACGTCCGCGTGCCCTACGACCCGGCGCAACCCCCTGGCGAAGGCGACCTGACGTGGACGGGCTGGTTCCGCTACGGCGCCGCGAAGGGCAACCAGGTGCTGTTCTGGCTCGGCGGGATGGGCGGCACGGCACCGCAGCTGTGGCTGCGCGGCGAACCGGCGAACCACCGGCTGATCGCGACGATGACCACGGCGGCCGGCAGCGCGTCGATCACGGCCCCGCAGGCCTACGACGACCAGGCGTGGCACCAGGTCGCCTTGGCGCGCACCGGCGGGAAGCTGCTGCTGTGGGTCGACGGTGCGCAGATCGCTTCGGGCGCGGCGGTGCCGGGTTCGGTGAGCCAGACGGTGTCGTTCCAGCTGCAGCTCGGCCAGCGGCTGGACAACCAGTTCCGCTGGGCCGGCTCGTTCGACGAGGTCCGCTTCTACCGGCGGGCGTTGACGGTCCCGGAGCTCGACGCGATCCGGCTGGCGAACGCACCGGTCCCGGCGGGCCAGGTGCTGCGGCTGCCGTTCGACCGGCTCCGCGGCTGA
- a CDS encoding protein kinase, producing the protein MTDAGELIAGRYRLTAKVGQGAMGVVWRARDERLDRVVAVKQLDYDTAIGQAAGEQAAQRALREARLTARLRHPHAITVHDVVEQGGEPYLVMEYLPSRSLAEILLDRECLPADEVARIGRQAASALAAAHAEGIVHRDVTPGNVLIGEDGVAKIADFGISRATGEGTVTGGGFIAGTPAYLSPEVANGREAGFPADVFSLGSTLYRALEGTPPFGTDDNPIALLLRVAREDVTPPRHDGPLAEVLIRLLQRDPAARPSMAEVQQLFEAVTDGRPLPPPRPRPRTGTRLLRVRRSRRRLVLAAAAGAVLLAAGVLIGTALVPGAEQVVAAPVTSTPPAPPPPTSTTADLGCAAGYEVTNSWPGGYQVQVTVRNDHAGDLSGWSVRWTLPDGHHITGLWNGDYTVDGSTVTVDNAAWNAKLNAGATTTFGFIALAQSSDAGRPAVTCRTL; encoded by the coding sequence GTGACCGACGCAGGAGAACTGATCGCCGGGCGCTACCGGCTGACGGCGAAGGTCGGCCAAGGCGCCATGGGCGTCGTCTGGCGCGCGCGTGACGAGCGGCTCGACCGGGTCGTCGCGGTCAAGCAGCTGGACTACGACACCGCCATCGGGCAGGCCGCCGGGGAACAGGCGGCCCAGCGCGCGCTGCGCGAAGCCCGGCTCACCGCGCGCCTGCGGCACCCGCACGCCATCACCGTGCACGACGTCGTCGAGCAGGGCGGCGAGCCGTACCTGGTGATGGAGTACCTGCCGTCGCGGAGCCTGGCCGAAATCCTGCTCGACCGGGAGTGCCTGCCCGCCGACGAGGTCGCGCGCATCGGCAGGCAGGCCGCGTCGGCGCTCGCCGCGGCGCACGCCGAGGGGATCGTGCACCGGGACGTCACGCCCGGCAACGTCCTCATCGGCGAGGACGGCGTCGCCAAGATCGCCGACTTCGGCATCTCCCGGGCGACCGGCGAAGGCACGGTCACCGGCGGCGGCTTCATCGCGGGCACCCCGGCCTACCTGTCCCCCGAGGTCGCCAACGGCCGCGAAGCGGGCTTCCCGGCCGACGTCTTCTCGCTCGGCTCGACGCTCTACCGCGCGCTGGAAGGCACCCCGCCGTTCGGCACCGACGACAACCCGATCGCCCTGCTCCTGCGCGTCGCCCGCGAAGACGTCACCCCGCCCCGGCACGACGGCCCGCTCGCCGAGGTCCTCATCCGCCTGCTCCAGCGGGATCCGGCCGCGCGCCCGTCGATGGCCGAGGTCCAGCAGCTGTTCGAGGCGGTCACCGACGGCCGCCCGCTGCCACCCCCGCGCCCCCGGCCCCGCACGGGCACCCGGCTGCTGCGCGTCCGCCGCTCCCGCCGCCGCCTGGTCCTGGCCGCCGCGGCCGGCGCCGTGCTGCTGGCCGCGGGGGTGCTGATCGGGACGGCCCTGGTCCCCGGCGCGGAACAGGTGGTCGCCGCGCCGGTCACGTCCACGCCCCCAGCACCGCCGCCGCCCACCTCGACCACCGCCGACCTCGGCTGCGCGGCCGGCTACGAGGTGACGAACTCCTGGCCGGGCGGCTACCAGGTGCAGGTGACCGTCCGCAACGACCACGCCGGGGACCTGTCCGGCTGGAGCGTCCGCTGGACCCTCCCGGACGGCCACCACATCACCGGCTTGTGGAACGGCGATTACACGGTGGACGGCTCGACCGTGACGGTCGACAACGCGGCGTGGAACGCGAAACTGAACGCCGGCGCGACGACGACGTTCGGCTTCATCGCCTTGGCCCAGAGCAGCGACGCCGGCCGCCCGGCCGTCACCTGCCGGACGCTCTGA
- a CDS encoding HNH endonuclease, whose protein sequence is MKVLVLNAGYEPLQTVSVPHAIRMLVRRVAEIHEAEDGLAYGLFPRPKVVRLLRYVVMKWRYTQPPRWSRRGVLTRDGHRCAYCGARATTIDHVVPLSRGGERTSWLNTVAACGGRTGSCNARKADRLPAEAGMKLRFTPSVPSWDQLHRLGG, encoded by the coding sequence GTGAAGGTGCTCGTCCTGAACGCCGGTTACGAACCGCTGCAGACGGTTTCGGTGCCGCACGCGATCCGCATGCTCGTGCGGCGCGTCGCGGAGATCCACGAGGCCGAAGACGGTCTCGCGTACGGCTTGTTCCCGCGCCCGAAGGTCGTGCGGTTGCTGCGGTACGTGGTGATGAAGTGGCGATATACGCAGCCGCCGCGGTGGTCGCGCCGCGGCGTGCTCACCCGCGACGGCCACCGCTGCGCGTACTGCGGCGCCCGCGCCACGACGATCGACCACGTGGTCCCGCTGAGCCGCGGCGGCGAGCGGACGTCGTGGCTGAACACGGTCGCCGCGTGCGGCGGCCGCACCGGCAGCTGCAACGCGCGGAAGGCGGACAGGCTGCCGGCGGAGGCGGGGATGAAGCTGCGGTTCACCCCGTCCGTGCCGTCGTGGGACCAGCTGCACCGGCTCGGCGGTTGA
- a CDS encoding PHB depolymerase family esterase, with amino-acid sequence MPGRLPRWAAAFAATCALTTAFAAPAAAAGVADHPVRTTGCGRAPGIPAGATTARHVVSGGLDREYTVHLPARYDPHRAYPLVLSFHGHKRTSQYQEELSGFSALDAISVYPQGLIGTDGESAWTGAPYSAAADDVLFTSDLLNSLQRTLCVDPGRIYAAGKSNGGGFVGVLACRLAGRIAAFAPVSGAFYPQGGACDPSRPVPVLDFHGTADTTIPYTGNPAKGLPAIPDWLAAWSTRDGCRPKPVSWAPVPGVVAQKWLGCDRGGALEHYRVEGAGHVWPSTQPNNDSATPTVIDATPVIWRFFRAHPLR; translated from the coding sequence GTGCCCGGACGCCTTCCCCGGTGGGCCGCCGCGTTCGCCGCGACCTGCGCCCTGACCACCGCCTTCGCCGCCCCCGCCGCCGCGGCGGGCGTCGCCGACCACCCCGTCCGCACCACCGGCTGCGGGCGCGCCCCCGGCATCCCGGCCGGAGCCACGACGGCCCGGCACGTCGTCTCGGGCGGCCTGGACCGCGAGTACACCGTCCACCTGCCCGCCCGCTACGACCCGCACCGGGCGTACCCGCTGGTGCTGTCGTTCCACGGGCACAAGCGGACGTCGCAGTACCAGGAGGAGCTGTCCGGCTTCTCGGCGCTGGACGCGATCTCGGTGTACCCCCAGGGCCTGATCGGCACGGACGGCGAGTCGGCCTGGACCGGGGCGCCCTACTCGGCCGCCGCCGACGACGTCCTCTTCACCAGCGACCTGCTGAACTCACTGCAGCGGACGCTGTGCGTCGACCCGGGCCGGATCTACGCCGCGGGCAAGTCCAACGGCGGCGGGTTCGTCGGGGTGCTGGCGTGCCGGCTGGCGGGCCGGATCGCGGCGTTCGCCCCGGTGTCGGGCGCGTTCTACCCGCAGGGCGGCGCGTGCGACCCGAGCCGCCCGGTGCCGGTGCTGGACTTCCACGGCACCGCCGACACGACCATCCCCTACACCGGCAACCCGGCCAAGGGCCTGCCCGCCATCCCGGACTGGCTGGCCGCGTGGTCCACAAGGGACGGTTGCCGGCCGAAGCCGGTGTCGTGGGCGCCGGTTCCCGGGGTCGTGGCGCAGAAGTGGCTCGGCTGCGACCGGGGTGGCGCCCTCGAGCACTACCGCGTCGAAGGCGCCGGGCACGTCTGGCCCAGCACACAGCCGAACAACGACTCGGCGACGCCGACGGTGATCGACGCGACGCCGGTCATCTGGCGGTTCTTCCGCGCGCATCCCCTGCGGTGA
- the htpG gene encoding molecular chaperone HtpG produces the protein MTTPIETLEFQSEARQLLQLMIHSIYSNKDTFLRELVSNASDALDKLRLESYRDKDLEADTSDLRIELETDPAARTLTVRDNGIGMSRDDVVGLIGTIAKSGTADFLTKLKEAKDAAASQDLIGQFGVGFYSSFMVADKVTLVTRKAGTTEGVRWESTGEGTYTIQEVEDAPQGTAVTLHLKPEDAEDHLYDYTSPAKIREIVKKYSDFITWPIRMAGEAAEGEEPKTETVNSMKALWARSSSEVTDDEYHEFYKHVSHDWQDPLETIRLQAEGTFEYQALLFLPSHAPMDLFLRERKRGVQLYVKRVFIMDDCESLVPEYLRFVKGVVDAQDLSLNVSREILQQDRQIQLIRRRLVKKVLSTVKTMMTADAEKYATFWREFGRAVKEGLLDDFENREAILEISSFASTRDAEKPTSLREYVERMKDGQEHIYFMTGESRSAIENSPHMEAFRAKGFEVLVLTDPIDEMWVDAVPGFDGKQFQSIAKGQVDLESEEDKKATEVAREQQNKDFEGLLSWLGTALGENVKEVRLSSRLTTSPACIVGDTHDLTPTLEKMYRAMGQELPPIKRILELNPEHGLVTGLREAHAARPEDEGLAETAELLYGMALLAEGGELADPSRFIKLLAGRLEKTL, from the coding sequence GTGACCACCCCGATCGAGACGCTCGAGTTCCAGTCGGAAGCGCGTCAGCTGCTCCAGCTGATGATCCATTCGATCTACTCGAACAAGGACACGTTCCTGCGCGAACTCGTGTCCAACGCCTCCGACGCGCTCGACAAGCTGCGGCTGGAGTCCTACCGCGACAAGGACCTCGAAGCGGACACGTCCGACCTGCGCATCGAGCTCGAGACGGACCCGGCGGCGCGGACGCTCACGGTGCGCGACAACGGCATCGGCATGAGCCGCGACGACGTGGTCGGCCTCATCGGCACCATCGCCAAGTCGGGCACCGCGGACTTCCTGACCAAGCTGAAGGAGGCGAAGGACGCCGCGGCGTCGCAGGACCTCATCGGCCAGTTCGGCGTCGGCTTCTACTCGAGCTTCATGGTCGCGGACAAGGTCACGCTGGTGACGCGCAAGGCGGGCACCACCGAGGGCGTCCGCTGGGAGTCGACCGGCGAGGGCACCTACACGATCCAGGAGGTCGAGGACGCGCCCCAGGGCACCGCGGTCACCCTGCACCTCAAGCCCGAGGACGCCGAGGACCACCTCTACGACTACACGTCCCCGGCGAAGATCCGGGAGATCGTGAAGAAGTACTCGGACTTCATCACCTGGCCCATCCGGATGGCCGGCGAGGCCGCCGAGGGCGAGGAGCCGAAGACCGAGACCGTCAACTCGATGAAGGCGCTGTGGGCGCGGTCGTCGAGCGAGGTCACCGACGACGAGTACCACGAGTTCTACAAGCACGTCAGCCACGACTGGCAGGACCCCCTGGAAACGATCCGGCTGCAGGCCGAGGGGACCTTCGAGTACCAGGCGCTGCTGTTCCTGCCCTCGCACGCGCCGATGGACCTGTTCCTGCGCGAGCGCAAGCGCGGCGTGCAGCTGTACGTCAAGCGCGTCTTCATCATGGACGACTGCGAGTCGCTCGTCCCCGAGTACCTGCGGTTCGTCAAGGGGGTCGTCGACGCCCAGGACCTCTCGCTCAACGTGTCGCGGGAGATCCTGCAGCAGGACCGGCAGATCCAGCTGATCCGCCGCCGGCTGGTGAAGAAGGTGCTTTCGACGGTCAAGACGATGATGACCGCCGACGCCGAGAAGTACGCGACGTTCTGGCGCGAGTTCGGCCGGGCGGTCAAGGAAGGCCTGCTCGACGACTTCGAGAACCGCGAAGCCATCCTCGAGATCTCGTCGTTCGCCTCGACCCGTGACGCGGAGAAGCCGACGTCGCTGCGCGAGTACGTCGAGCGGATGAAGGACGGTCAGGAGCACATCTACTTCATGACCGGCGAGTCGCGCTCGGCCATCGAGAACTCGCCGCACATGGAGGCCTTCCGGGCGAAGGGCTTCGAGGTGCTGGTGCTGACCGACCCGATCGACGAGATGTGGGTCGACGCGGTGCCGGGCTTCGACGGGAAGCAGTTCCAGTCGATCGCCAAGGGGCAGGTCGACCTGGAGTCGGAGGAGGACAAGAAGGCCACCGAGGTCGCCCGCGAGCAGCAGAACAAGGACTTCGAGGGCCTGCTGTCGTGGCTGGGCACGGCGCTGGGCGAGAACGTCAAGGAGGTGCGGCTTTCGTCGCGGTTGACGACGTCGCCGGCCTGCATCGTCGGGGACACCCACGACCTGACGCCGACGCTGGAGAAGATGTACCGCGCGATGGGGCAGGAGCTGCCGCCGATCAAGCGCATCCTCGAGCTGAACCCGGAGCACGGCCTGGTCACGGGCCTGCGGGAGGCGCACGCGGCGCGGCCGGAGGACGAGGGGCTGGCCGAGACGGCCGAGTTGCTCTACGGCATGGCGCTGCTCGCCGAAGGCGGCGAGCTGGCCGACCCGTCGCGGTTCATCAAGCTGCTGGCGGGCCGGCTGGAGAAGACCCTCTGA